One window of the Candidatus Methanoperedens sp. genome contains the following:
- a CDS encoding endonuclease/exonuclease/phosphatase family protein produces the protein MKIVTWNAHMAFRNKQKNLVERLDPDVAFIQECEHPDKFKEKLFPFYVWEGGEDKNKGIAVFSKYKIIELNKKSPTSRFYIPFKVNDIFFIGIWAMNDKEKPQNRYIAQVWNILKEYEELLNNNNNNNIIIFGDFNWNIIWDKKESCSLEGDFQHVNDMLNKYNIESVYHHYLKEDFGKEKNPTYYHLYDLYNKKRHYHTDYIFLKKNKINTIKNFSVGQYNEWKSDHMPLFIEI, from the coding sequence ATGAAAATAGTAACTTGGAATGCACACATGGCATTCAGAAATAAACAAAAAAATTTAGTGGAGCGACTTGATCCAGATGTTGCTTTCATACAAGAGTGCGAACATCCTGATAAGTTTAAAGAAAAATTATTTCCATTTTATGTTTGGGAAGGAGGTGAAGACAAAAACAAAGGAATAGCTGTATTTTCTAAATATAAAATTATAGAACTTAATAAAAAAAGTCCAACATCACGGTTTTATATTCCTTTTAAGGTAAATGATATTTTTTTTATTGGCATATGGGCAATGAATGACAAAGAAAAACCTCAAAATCGTTATATTGCTCAAGTTTGGAATATTCTAAAAGAATACGAAGAACTATTAAATAATAATAATAATAATAATATAATTATATTTGGTGACTTCAATTGGAATATAATCTGGGATAAAAAAGAATCGTGTTCTCTTGAGGGAGATTTTCAACATGTCAATGATATGCTAAATAAGTACAACATTGAAAGTGTTTATCATCATTACTTAAAAGAAGATTTTGGGAAAGAAAAAAATCCAACATATTACCATCTATATGATCTCTATAATAAAAAGCGACATTATCATACAGACTACATTTTTTTAAAGAAAAATAAAATAAATACAATAAAAAATTTTTCTGTTGGTCAATATAATGAATGGAAAAGTGATCATATGCCTTTGTTCATAGAAATATAA
- a CDS encoding ferredoxin, with the protein MDYVTGITASGGIWTPAFVVRSNINDCGCCGKCFKICGRGVFEYIEHPNADDLCGAKVMAVAHPGDCIGCGACARGCPKKNIVCEPKVR; encoded by the coding sequence ATGGATTACGTAACAGGAATAACTGCATCGGGCGGGATCTGGACTCCTGCCTTTGTTGTAAGAAGCAATATCAACGACTGCGGATGCTGCGGAAAATGTTTCAAGATATGCGGACGAGGTGTGTTCGAGTATATCGAGCATCCCAATGCCGATGACCTGTGCGGCGCAAAGGTCATGGCAGTGGCGCATCCTGGGGACTGCATCGGTTGCGGCGCCTGCGCGCGCGGGTGCCCGAAGAAGAATATTGTGTGCGAACCGAAGGTGAGGTGA
- a CDS encoding DUF2813 domain-containing protein, translating to MAINRIRLSNFKSFKDLDVQLGKFNVFVGANASGKSNFIQIFRFIRDMTNLGLDNAISIQGGIEYLRNINIDQSEEFSLEVTTDDLFMSFLPEVSKNERIRIDRYETIYKITIKFKNEGEGYEIIEETITQKCNFVKLERINSEDKFYEKEIPGKGKILISRLNGKIKFSSIQPDEVNIREEDILPPFLRDDKFESKNLLLQYLFFIMSPFFIDFSIYDIDPKIPKKATPITGKADLEEDGSNLAIVLKNILENEDNKRKLSNLVRDVLPFVEDMDVEKLTDKSLLFKLREIYSKNQYLPASFLSDGTIYITALIIALYFDRKPIIIIEEPERNIHPYLISRLVNMMREVSEEKQIIITTHNPEVIKHAGLDNIYLLSRNEEGFSTISKPSDKEEIKIFLENEMGIEELYVQNLLEI from the coding sequence ATGGCTATAAATAGAATTAGATTATCGAATTTTAAGAGTTTCAAGGATTTAGATGTGCAACTTGGCAAGTTTAATGTATTTGTTGGCGCCAATGCTTCAGGGAAATCTAATTTTATTCAGATTTTCAGATTTATACGAGATATGACCAATCTTGGTCTTGATAATGCAATATCTATACAGGGGGGTATTGAATATCTCAGAAATATAAATATTGATCAATCTGAAGAATTTTCATTAGAAGTGACTACTGATGATCTATTTATGAGTTTTTTGCCTGAAGTAAGTAAAAATGAAAGAATAAGAATTGATAGATACGAAACAATTTATAAAATTACAATAAAATTTAAAAATGAAGGTGAAGGATATGAAATTATTGAAGAAACAATAACGCAGAAATGTAACTTTGTAAAATTAGAGAGAATCAACTCTGAGGATAAATTTTATGAAAAGGAAATTCCTGGAAAAGGAAAAATTTTAATTTCAAGACTTAACGGGAAAATCAAGTTCAGTTCAATTCAACCGGATGAAGTGAATATAAGAGAAGAGGATATACTTCCACCGTTCTTAAGAGACGACAAATTCGAATCTAAAAATCTTCTTCTCCAATATTTATTCTTTATAATGTCACCTTTTTTCATTGATTTTTCAATTTATGATATCGATCCAAAGATCCCCAAAAAAGCTACTCCAATAACTGGAAAAGCTGATCTTGAAGAGGATGGGAGTAATTTAGCCATAGTTCTAAAGAACATTTTGGAAAATGAAGATAATAAAAGAAAACTTTCGAATTTAGTGAGAGATGTTTTACCATTTGTTGAGGATATGGATGTAGAAAAATTAACAGATAAATCCTTGTTATTTAAATTACGTGAAATATATTCTAAAAACCAATACTTACCTGCATCATTTTTATCTGATGGAACAATCTACATTACTGCTTTAATTATCGCATTATATTTTGACAGAAAACCAATCATAATAATTGAAGAACCAGAAAGGAATATACACCCTTACCTGATTTCCAGATTAGTAAACATGATGAGGGAAGTCTCTGAAGAAAAACAGATCATTATTACAACCCATAATCCAGAGGTAATAAAACATGCGGGATTAGATAATATCTATCTTTTATCAAGAAATGAAGAAGGCTTTTCCACAATTTCAAAGCCATCTGATAAAGAGGAAATAAAAATATTTCTGGAAAATGAAATGGGAATAGAAGAACTTTATGTCCAGAATTTATTGGAGATATGA
- a CDS encoding nitrogenase component I subunit alpha produces MTTILPECDIPIPQRQPHIICHDPDNMVLPICNVQTVPGDMTERGCTFAGCRGVVGGPVKDAIQLVHGPIGCAYYTWGTRRNLSDTKLHRKYCFSTDLTEESVIYGGGKKLLNSIIESHELFPEGKAVFVYSTCVVGLIGDDTDSICKQAQEKIGIPVIPFHCEGFRGVSQSLGHHIANRTLFEKVVGTEEPHETTPYDMCIVGEFNIDGDAWIIKPLFERMGVKVLSVFTGNASYSDIPPMHRAKLNIVQCQRSSTYIAKMIHDRYGIPYLNVSLFGMAQTAQALRDVGKFFHLEENAEKVIAQELALYQSRINHYRKKLEGKKCFIYQGAPRAWHWMGPMRELGIETILTATTFGHKDDYEKIMEKAKPGHICIDNPNALEIEEYLLKLKPDFFIGGLKEKYLTYKLGIPFINGHSYEEGPYAGFKGFVNFAKDIDVAVNSPVWKFINQPLEMN; encoded by the coding sequence ATGACAACCATATTACCTGAATGCGATATCCCCATACCGCAGCGTCAGCCACACATTATTTGCCATGACCCTGACAACATGGTATTGCCCATATGCAATGTCCAGACAGTTCCGGGTGACATGACCGAGCGCGGCTGCACATTCGCAGGATGCAGGGGAGTAGTTGGCGGGCCTGTAAAGGACGCAATACAACTTGTGCACGGACCGATAGGATGTGCCTACTATACCTGGGGTACAAGGAGGAACCTTTCAGACACGAAGCTGCACAGGAAGTACTGCTTCAGTACAGACCTGACAGAAGAAAGCGTGATATACGGCGGTGGAAAAAAACTACTAAATTCTATTATTGAATCTCATGAACTCTTTCCTGAAGGAAAGGCGGTGTTCGTATATTCAACATGCGTTGTCGGGCTGATAGGCGATGATACTGATTCGATATGCAAACAGGCCCAGGAAAAGATCGGGATACCCGTGATACCCTTCCATTGCGAGGGTTTCAGGGGCGTGAGCCAGTCCCTGGGGCATCACATCGCCAACCGCACGCTGTTTGAAAAGGTAGTTGGAACAGAAGAACCGCATGAGACCACACCTTACGACATGTGCATTGTGGGTGAATTCAACATCGACGGCGATGCCTGGATCATCAAGCCGTTGTTTGAACGAATGGGTGTGAAGGTTCTCTCGGTATTTACAGGCAACGCCTCGTATAGCGATATTCCACCCATGCACAGGGCAAAGCTGAATATCGTGCAGTGCCAGAGGTCATCCACATATATCGCAAAAATGATCCATGATAGGTACGGCATCCCATATCTTAATGTATCCCTGTTTGGCATGGCTCAAACTGCACAGGCACTTCGAGATGTGGGAAAGTTCTTCCATTTAGAAGAAAATGCAGAAAAAGTAATAGCACAAGAGCTTGCACTGTACCAGTCCAGGATCAATCACTATAGAAAGAAACTTGAAGGTAAGAAGTGTTTCATATACCAGGGGGCTCCGCGTGCCTGGCACTGGATGGGACCGATGCGCGAACTTGGCATTGAAACGATCCTCACGGCAACGACGTTCGGTCATAAGGACGATTATGAGAAAATAATGGAAAAGGCAAAGCCTGGCCATATCTGCATAGACAATCCGAATGCCCTTGAGATAGAAGAATATCTGTTAAAGCTCAAGCCGGACTTCTTTATCGGCGGATTGAAGGAGAAATACCTTACATACAAGCTTGGTATTCCATTTATCAACGGCCATTCCTACGAAGAAGGACCTTATGCTGGCTTTAAGGGATTCGTGAATTTCGCAAAGGACATTGATGTCGCAGTGAACAGCCCTGTCTGGAAATTTATTAACCAGCCTCTGGAGATGAATTAA
- a CDS encoding P-II family nitrogen regulator: MKEVIAIIRRHNLQETKAGLMGIGVPALTMISVEGRGKQKGLPGWNYELDPALTELKEKNLGVSMRFIPKRMISIMVEDDDVPKVVETIIRTNQSGHIGDGKIFVCPIEDTVRVRTGERGEQALK; the protein is encoded by the coding sequence ATGAAGGAAGTTATCGCTATAATCCGAAGGCATAATTTGCAGGAGACAAAAGCCGGGCTTATGGGAATAGGAGTGCCAGCGCTTACGATGATAAGCGTAGAAGGCAGGGGCAAACAGAAAGGACTGCCTGGCTGGAATTATGAGCTCGATCCCGCACTCACAGAGTTAAAGGAAAAAAACTTAGGGGTTAGCATGCGCTTTATCCCTAAAAGGATGATTTCAATTATGGTCGAGGATGATGATGTCCCGAAAGTGGTTGAAACCATAATCAGGACAAACCAGAGCGGGCACATTGGAGATGGTAAAATTTTCGTCTGCCCCATAGAGGATACAGTGAGAGTGAGAACTGGAGAAAGAGGAGAACAGGCCTTGAAGTAA
- a CDS encoding P-II family nitrogen regulator, with the protein MKMIRAIIRPNREEKVVEHLEKEGFVSLTKMNVFGRGRQKGIRVGTVCYDELPKVMLMLVVNDEEVTKAVNVIQNSARTGNIGDGKIFVTDVSEVYTVRTGASGL; encoded by the coding sequence ATGAAGATGATACGTGCAATAATAAGACCAAACAGGGAAGAAAAAGTTGTTGAGCACCTGGAAAAAGAAGGATTTGTGTCCCTCACCAAGATGAACGTGTTCGGGCGCGGCAGGCAAAAAGGGATCAGGGTAGGAACGGTATGCTACGACGAGCTGCCCAAAGTGATGCTGATGCTTGTTGTGAATGATGAAGAAGTAACAAAAGCAGTCAACGTCATCCAGAACAGTGCACGCACCGGGAATATCGGCGACGGCAAGATATTCGTGACCGATGTTTCAGAAGTTTATACTGTGAGGACAGGCGCATCAGGGCTATAG
- a CDS encoding pathogenicity locus — protein MSQNMKQSVLKKFQQIPGVGKKISLDLWGMSLRSVEDLKENDPEKLYRELCESQCVQVDRCMLYVFCCAVYYASNKRHDPELLKWWNWKDDKLEKKDENPFT, from the coding sequence ATGTCACAGAATATGAAACAATCTGTTTTGAAAAAGTTTCAACAGATCCCCGGTGTCGGAAAGAAGATATCTCTGGATTTGTGGGGCATGAGTTTGCGTTCAGTGGAAGACCTGAAAGAAAATGACCCTGAAAAACTCTACCGTGAACTTTGTGAAAGTCAGTGCGTTCAGGTTGATAGGTGTATGCTTTATGTGTTTTGTTGTGCCGTTTACTATGCGTCCAACAAAAGACATGATCCTGAACTGCTGAAATGGTGGAACTGGAAAGATGATAAATTGGAGAAAAAAGATGAGAATCCATTCACTTGA
- a CDS encoding sulfite exporter TauE/SafE family protein, which produces MDNIIILSGLIFMAGLLYSSVGHAGASGYLAVMALFGLAPDTMKPIALVLNILVAAIASMQFHRAGYFSWNTFWPFAVSSIPFAFIGGSMSIPGNIYKQIVGLVLLFAAYHFFSKKQSATADTSKQIPVLAAILVGAGIGLLSGMVGVGGGIFLTPLVLYMGWAETKQAAGVSAVFILVNSIAGIAGHLTGVRFLPDTIYILGFAAVLGGTIGSYMGSRRFANETIYQLLAVVLVIAGVKFMIV; this is translated from the coding sequence ATGGATAACATAATCATTCTTTCCGGCCTCATATTTATGGCAGGATTATTATATTCCTCAGTGGGTCATGCCGGAGCTTCAGGCTACCTGGCAGTAATGGCACTTTTCGGCCTTGCACCCGATACAATGAAACCCATAGCGCTTGTCCTGAATATCCTTGTTGCAGCAATCGCATCAATGCAATTCCACAGGGCGGGTTATTTTTCATGGAATACTTTCTGGCCTTTTGCGGTCAGTTCGATCCCGTTTGCATTCATAGGCGGTTCTATGTCCATCCCTGGTAATATTTACAAACAAATCGTGGGTCTTGTGCTGTTATTCGCAGCTTACCATTTTTTTAGCAAAAAGCAATCAGCGACCGCAGATACATCCAAACAAATTCCTGTCCTGGCAGCTATATTGGTCGGCGCCGGAATAGGTCTGCTCTCCGGGATGGTGGGTGTGGGCGGCGGTATCTTCCTCACCCCTCTTGTCCTGTACATGGGCTGGGCAGAGACGAAGCAGGCAGCAGGCGTTTCTGCCGTATTCATTCTTGTGAACTCAATAGCCGGGATAGCGGGACATCTTACGGGAGTGAGATTTTTGCCTGATACGATTTATATACTGGGTTTTGCGGCAGTTCTTGGGGGAACAATAGGCTCATACATGGGAAGCCGCAGATTTGCGAATGAAACTATTTACCAACTGCTTGCGGTAGTTCTTGTCATTGCGGGTGTGAAATTCATGATCGTGTAA
- a CDS encoding type 1 glutamine amidotransferase: MRIHSLEHEPFEGLANIEAWAKIKGHTITRTRIYKNEIFPDTDDFDWLIIMGGSMSTYEEEKYPWLIPEKRFIGDVIAKKKIILGICLGSQLIADVLGGKVSPNTYKEIGWFPVFLTPQGKKSSIFKDFPREFIPVHWHGDTFSIPDGATWITRSQACANQAFEYDDGRVIGLQFHLEYNAKSIDLMFRNCLEDITEGKYIQKPDEILKSINNVQETNRLLNLLLDRMAGKFE, encoded by the coding sequence ATGAGAATCCATTCACTTGAACACGAACCCTTCGAGGGACTTGCAAACATCGAAGCATGGGCAAAAATCAAAGGTCATACGATCACAAGAACACGCATATATAAAAATGAAATATTCCCGGATACCGATGACTTTGACTGGTTAATAATCATGGGCGGCTCAATGAGTACCTATGAGGAAGAAAAATATCCATGGCTGATCCCTGAAAAGAGATTCATTGGCGATGTAATCGCAAAGAAAAAAATAATATTAGGTATCTGTCTTGGTTCCCAGCTTATTGCAGATGTTCTTGGGGGGAAGGTCAGCCCGAACACGTATAAAGAGATCGGCTGGTTCCCGGTTTTTTTAACTCCGCAAGGTAAGAAATCATCGATTTTCAAGGATTTTCCCCGGGAATTCATTCCAGTCCACTGGCATGGAGATACTTTCAGTATACCGGATGGCGCAACATGGATCACCAGGAGCCAGGCCTGTGCGAACCAGGCCTTTGAATATGATGATGGAAGGGTAATAGGGCTTCAATTCCATCTTGAATATAATGCTAAGAGCATTGATCTTATGTTCAGGAACTGCCTTGAGGATATCACGGAAGGGAAATATATCCAGAAACCTGATGAAATCCTGAAAAGTATTAATAATGTGCAGGAAACAAACCGATTATTAAATCTTCTTCTGGACAGGATGGCAGGAAAATTTGAATGA
- a CDS encoding CBS domain-containing protein — protein sequence MSKISHILLPHPVVVSTGTKLWEAAKLMKIKKVASVLVSKNGRLAGIISVEDIMNTAAERAKLDIPVDYVMHSPKLTIDSDKWILDAIVMFERCKASYLGVIENGEKIGIIRADDLLHTYRFNNEMQR from the coding sequence ATGTCCAAAATCAGCCACATCCTTCTCCCACATCCGGTGGTAGTTTCCACCGGGACTAAACTCTGGGAGGCTGCAAAGCTCATGAAGATTAAAAAGGTTGCAAGTGTACTTGTAAGTAAAAACGGCAGGCTTGCTGGCATTATCTCGGTGGAAGATATTATGAATACCGCGGCAGAAAGAGCCAAACTTGACATTCCGGTAGATTATGTCATGCACTCACCTAAGCTAACGATCGACTCGGATAAATGGATCCTTGATGCGATCGTAATGTTTGAGCGCTGTAAAGCATCATACTTAGGAGTGATCGAAAATGGAGAGAAAATAGGCATTATAAGAGCGGATGATTTGTTGCATACGTACAGGTTTAATAATGAGATGCAAAGATAA